A genomic stretch from Rhodobacterales bacterium HKCCA1288 includes:
- a CDS encoding VWA domain-containing protein, translated as MEYAPLDLPDNPQLLRNLAHFARALRVAGLPAGSGRVMDAARALASVGFTDRDTFFYALRACFCTRPEHLPIFAQIFRLYWRDPRYMEHMMSLMLPAIRGVAEERQAKPAEKRAAESLLDGITPEAPDIKGEDRPQDTEIEIDASLTMSREERLRSLDFEQMSVAEMAEARRILARLSLPVPPLLTRRYAADANGTKPDWRRSLRQAMRHGGEMQGFARKARRERMPALICLCDISGSMSAYSRAVLHFLHALSNAKGAGWSKVHGFTFGTRLTNITRHLRGRDVDAALAAAGAEAQDWEGGTRIGYCIDRFNRDWSRRVMGQGAIVLLITDGLDRDDPELLSSAMQRLSLSSKRLIWINPLLRWEGFAPKAAGIRAILPHVDMFRAGHNIAALQGLAEALNARGDFNEKARLARMLSDAAS; from the coding sequence ATGGAATACGCCCCGCTTGATCTGCCCGACAATCCGCAGCTTTTGCGCAACCTTGCGCATTTTGCGCGCGCCTTGCGCGTCGCGGGTCTGCCTGCGGGGTCAGGGCGTGTGATGGATGCGGCGCGCGCCTTGGCCAGTGTCGGTTTTACGGATCGGGATACGTTTTTCTATGCTTTGCGTGCTTGTTTTTGTACGCGCCCCGAGCATTTGCCAATTTTTGCGCAGATCTTCCGCCTCTATTGGCGGGATCCGCGTTATATGGAACATATGATGTCCTTGATGCTGCCCGCTATTCGCGGCGTGGCGGAGGAGCGCCAAGCCAAACCTGCCGAAAAACGCGCGGCAGAAAGTTTGCTGGACGGGATCACGCCTGAGGCCCCCGATATAAAAGGCGAGGATCGCCCGCAGGACACGGAAATCGAAATTGACGCAAGCCTGACGATGAGCCGTGAAGAACGCTTGCGCAGCCTTGATTTCGAACAAATGTCCGTGGCTGAAATGGCCGAGGCGCGGCGTATTTTGGCGCGGTTGAGCCTGCCTGTGCCACCGCTCCTGACCCGCCGATATGCGGCAGATGCCAATGGCACCAAGCCCGATTGGCGCAGAAGCCTGCGCCAAGCCATGCGCCATGGTGGCGAGATGCAAGGCTTCGCGCGCAAGGCGCGGCGCGAAAGGATGCCGGCCTTGATTTGTCTTTGCGATATCTCTGGGTCGATGTCAGCCTATAGCCGTGCGGTTTTGCATTTTCTGCACGCGCTCTCAAACGCGAAAGGGGCGGGTTGGTCAAAGGTCCATGGGTTCACCTTTGGAACGCGACTTACCAATATCACCCGCCACTTGCGTGGGCGCGATGTGGATGCGGCGCTGGCCGCTGCGGGGGCGGAGGCGCAAGATTGGGAAGGCGGCACGCGCATTGGGTATTGCATCGACCGCTTTAACCGCGATTGGTCGCGCCGTGTTATGGGGCAGGGCGCGATTGTTCTTTTGATCACCGATGGTCTGGATCGGGATGATCCCGAACTGTTATCGAGTGCGATGCAGCGTCTTAGCTTGTCATCTAAGCGGCTGATCTGGATTAACCCGCTTTTGCGTTGGGAGGGGTTTGCGCCAAAGGCCGCAGGTATTCGTGCCATTTTGCCCCATGTTGATATGTTCCGTGCGGGGCACAATATCGCGGCGTTGCAGGGCTTGGCCGAGGCGCTGAATGCGCGCGGGGATTTCAACGAAAAAGCACGGCTTGCGCGGATGCTATCCGATGCGGCAAGCTAA